The following are encoded together in the Streptomyces sp. NBC_01465 genome:
- a CDS encoding YebC/PmpR family DNA-binding transcriptional regulator: MSGHSKWATTKHKKAVVDAKRGKLFAKLIKNIEVAARSGGVDLDGNPTLVDAIQKAKKSSVPNKNIDSAVKRGGGLEAGGADYETIMYEGYGPNGVAVLIECLTDNRNRAASDVRVAMTRNGGSMADPGSVSYLFNRKGVVIVPKGELTEDDVLGAVLDAGAEEVNDLGESFEVISEATDMVAVRTALQDAGIDYDSADANFVPTMQVELDEEGARKIFKLIDALEDSDDVQNVFANFDVSDEVMEKVDA; the protein is encoded by the coding sequence ATGTCCGGCCACTCTAAATGGGCTACGACGAAGCACAAGAAGGCCGTGGTTGACGCCAAGCGCGGCAAGCTCTTCGCGAAGCTGATCAAGAACATCGAAGTTGCGGCACGCTCGGGCGGCGTCGATCTCGATGGCAACCCGACCCTCGTCGACGCCATCCAGAAGGCGAAGAAGAGCTCGGTACCCAACAAGAACATCGACTCCGCGGTCAAGCGCGGCGGCGGCCTCGAGGCCGGCGGCGCCGACTACGAGACGATCATGTACGAGGGCTACGGACCGAACGGCGTCGCGGTGCTCATCGAGTGCCTCACCGACAACCGCAACCGCGCCGCCTCGGACGTGCGGGTCGCGATGACCCGCAACGGCGGCTCGATGGCGGACCCCGGCTCCGTCTCCTACCTCTTCAACCGCAAGGGCGTCGTCATCGTCCCCAAGGGCGAGCTCACCGAGGACGACGTGCTCGGCGCGGTCCTGGACGCGGGTGCCGAGGAAGTCAACGACCTGGGCGAGAGCTTCGAGGTCATCAGCGAGGCCACGGACATGGTGGCGGTGCGCACCGCGCTCCAGGACGCCGGCATCGACTACGACTCGGCCGACGCCAACTTCGTTCCGACCATGCAGGTCGAGCTGGACGAAGAGGGCGCGCGCAAGATCTTCAAGCTGATCGACGCGCTCGAGGACAGCGACGACGTGCAGAACGTCTTCGCCAACTTCGACGTCTCCGACGAGGTCATGGAGAAGGTCGACGCCTGA
- a CDS encoding phosphatidylinositol mannoside acyltransferase yields MKEKLTDALYGLGWAAVKKLPEPVATGLGRRIADTVWKRRGKSVLRLEANLARVVPDATEARLAELSKAGMRSYMRYWMESFRLPAWSAERVKNGFAVKGVHHLTDGLAAGRGVVLALPHMGNYDLAGAWVTTKLEVPFTTVAERLKPETLYDRFVAYREGLGMEVLPHTGGSAFGTLARRLRAGGLVCLVADRDLSASGVEVKFFGDAARMPAGPAMLAQQTGALLLPVTLWYDDSAIMQGRIHPPIEVPETGTRAEKTSSMTQALADAFATGIAEHPEDWHMLQRLWLADLEPRQESE; encoded by the coding sequence GTGAAGGAGAAGCTGACCGACGCGCTGTACGGACTGGGCTGGGCGGCCGTCAAGAAGCTGCCCGAACCGGTCGCCACCGGACTCGGCCGGCGCATCGCCGACACGGTCTGGAAGCGGCGCGGCAAGAGCGTGCTGCGGCTGGAGGCGAACCTGGCGCGCGTGGTGCCCGACGCCACTGAGGCCCGGCTGGCCGAGCTGTCGAAGGCCGGCATGCGCTCGTACATGCGGTACTGGATGGAGTCCTTCCGGCTGCCCGCGTGGAGCGCCGAGCGCGTGAAGAACGGGTTCGCCGTCAAGGGAGTCCACCATCTGACCGACGGCCTCGCCGCCGGTCGCGGTGTGGTCCTCGCCCTGCCCCACATGGGCAATTACGACCTCGCGGGCGCCTGGGTCACCACCAAGCTGGAGGTCCCCTTCACCACGGTCGCCGAGCGCCTCAAGCCCGAGACGCTGTACGACCGCTTCGTCGCGTACCGCGAGGGCCTGGGCATGGAGGTCCTGCCGCACACCGGCGGCTCGGCGTTCGGGACCCTGGCGCGGCGGCTGCGTGCGGGCGGTCTGGTCTGCCTGGTGGCCGACCGTGATCTGTCCGCCTCCGGTGTCGAGGTGAAGTTCTTCGGCGACGCGGCGCGGATGCCCGCGGGGCCCGCGATGCTGGCGCAGCAGACGGGGGCGCTGCTTCTTCCCGTAACGCTCTGGTACGACGACTCCGCCATAATGCAGGGCCGGATCCATCCGCCCATCGAGGTGCCGGAGACAGGTACGCGGGCCGAGAAGACGTCTTCGATGACGCAGGCGCTGGCCGATGCCTTCGCCACCGGAATCGCCGAGCACCCGGAGGACTGGCACATGCTGCAGCGTCTGTGGCTCGCCGATCTAGAGCCCCGCCAGGAGTCAGAGTGA
- the pgsA gene encoding phosphatidylinositol phosphate synthase, with translation MLNKYARAFFTRVLTPFAAFLLRRGVSPDAVTLIGTAGVMAGALVFFPRGEFFWGTIVITLFVFSDLVDGNMARQAGISSRWGAFLDSTLDRVADGAIFGGFALWYAGSGDNNMLCAVAIFCLASGQVVSYTKARGEAIGLPVAVNGLVERAERLVITLVAAGLAGLHAFGVPGIQILLPIALWIVAVGSAITLAQRVVTVRRESAEADAAAAAASAQESEAA, from the coding sequence ATGCTGAACAAGTACGCGCGTGCATTCTTCACGCGTGTCCTCACGCCGTTCGCCGCATTTCTGCTCCGCCGTGGGGTCAGCCCCGACGCGGTCACACTCATCGGCACGGCCGGAGTGATGGCAGGTGCACTGGTCTTCTTCCCCCGCGGAGAGTTCTTCTGGGGCACGATCGTCATCACCCTCTTCGTCTTCTCCGACCTCGTCGACGGCAACATGGCGCGCCAGGCCGGGATCTCCAGCCGCTGGGGCGCGTTCCTCGACTCGACCCTCGACCGGGTCGCCGACGGGGCGATCTTCGGCGGATTCGCGCTCTGGTACGCGGGCAGCGGCGACAACAACATGCTGTGCGCGGTCGCGATCTTCTGCCTCGCGAGCGGCCAGGTCGTCTCGTACACGAAGGCGCGCGGTGAGGCGATCGGGCTTCCCGTCGCCGTCAACGGACTGGTCGAGCGGGCCGAGCGGCTCGTCATCACCCTGGTCGCCGCCGGTCTCGCCGGGCTGCACGCCTTCGGCGTCCCCGGCATCCAGATCCTGCTGCCGATCGCCCTGTGGATCGTTGCCGTCGGCAGCGCGATCACCCTGGCGCAGCGGGTGGTGACCGTACGCCGGGAGTCCGCCGAGGCCGACGCCGCAGCAGCAGCCGCTTCGGCGCAGGAGAGCGAGGCGGCGTGA
- the pdxT gene encoding pyridoxal 5'-phosphate synthase glutaminase subunit PdxT, with the protein MSTTPVIGVLALQGDVREHLTALAAADAVARPVRRPEELAEVDGLVLPGGESTTMSKLAVLFGMLEPLRERVRAGMPVYGTCAGLIMLADKILDPRSGQETIGGIDMIVRRNAFGRQNESFEAAVAIEAIEGGPVEGVFIRAPWVESVGAEVSVLAEHGGHIVAVRQKNALATSFHPELTGDHRLHEYFADMVRAAL; encoded by the coding sequence ATGAGCACCACCCCCGTCATCGGCGTCCTGGCTCTCCAGGGCGACGTACGGGAGCACCTGACGGCTCTGGCCGCGGCGGACGCCGTGGCCAGGCCGGTCCGGCGCCCCGAGGAGCTCGCCGAGGTCGACGGACTGGTCCTCCCCGGCGGCGAGTCCACCACGATGTCCAAACTGGCCGTTCTCTTCGGCATGCTGGAGCCGCTCCGCGAGCGGGTCCGTGCCGGAATGCCGGTCTACGGCACCTGCGCCGGCCTGATCATGCTCGCCGACAAGATCCTCGACCCGCGTTCGGGCCAGGAGACGATCGGCGGCATCGACATGATCGTCCGCCGCAACGCCTTCGGCAGGCAGAACGAGTCGTTCGAGGCGGCCGTGGCCATCGAGGCGATCGAGGGCGGCCCCGTGGAGGGCGTCTTCATCCGCGCCCCGTGGGTCGAGTCGGTCGGCGCGGAAGTATCGGTGCTCGCCGAGCACGGCGGCCATATCGTGGCAGTACGGCAGAAGAACGCCCTCGCGACGTCGTTCCACCCGGAACTGACCGGCGACCACCGGCTGCACGAGTATTTCGCGGACATGGTGCGCGCCGCCCTGTGA
- the ruvC gene encoding crossover junction endodeoxyribonuclease RuvC, which yields MRVLGVDPGLTRCGVGVVEGVAGRPLTMLGVGVVRTPADAELGSRLVAIERGIEEWLDTHRPEVVAVERVFSQHNVSTVMGTAQASAVAMLCASRRGIPVALHTPSEVKAAVSGSGRADKAQVGAMVTRLLRLDAPPKPADAADALALAICHIWRAPAQNRLQQAVAAHRTAQATKGRTA from the coding sequence ATGCGGGTGCTGGGTGTGGACCCCGGGTTGACCCGGTGCGGTGTCGGAGTGGTCGAAGGTGTCGCGGGCCGGCCCCTGACCATGCTCGGCGTCGGTGTCGTACGCACCCCGGCGGACGCCGAGTTGGGCTCGCGCCTCGTCGCCATCGAGCGCGGCATCGAGGAGTGGCTGGACACGCACCGGCCCGAAGTCGTCGCCGTGGAGCGGGTGTTCAGCCAGCACAACGTCAGTACGGTGATGGGAACCGCCCAGGCGAGCGCCGTCGCCATGCTCTGCGCCTCCCGCCGCGGCATCCCCGTCGCCCTGCACACCCCCAGCGAGGTCAAGGCCGCAGTCTCCGGCAGCGGCCGCGCCGACAAGGCCCAGGTGGGCGCCATGGTGACCCGGCTCCTGCGCCTCGACGCACCGCCCAAACCGGCCGACGCCGCCGACGCGCTCGCCCTCGCGATCTGCCACATCTGGCGCGCCCCCGCCCAGAACCGACTCCAGCAGGCCGTCGCCGCCCACCGCACGGCACAGGCAACGAAAGGCCGTACCGCATGA
- a CDS encoding glycosyltransferase family 4 protein: MKIGIVCPYSWDVPGGVQFHIRDLAEHLIRLGHQVSVLAPADDETPLPPYVVSAGRAVPVPYNGSVARLNFGFLSAARVRRWLHDGTFDVIHIHEPASPSLGLLTCWAAQGPIVATFHTSNPRSRAMIAAYPILQPALEKISARIAVSEYARRTLVEHLGGDAVVIPNGVDVGFFDKAEPKAEWQGGTIGFIGRIDEPRKGLPVLMRALPKILAECPDTRLLVAGRGDEEEAVASLPKEMRERVEFLGMVSDEDKARLLRSVDVYVAPNTGGESFGIILVEAMSAGAPVLASDLDAFAQVLDQGAAGELFANEDADALATAAVALLGDEERRRELSERGSAHVRRFDWSTVGADILAVYETVTDGAASVATDERISLRARFGLARD; this comes from the coding sequence GTGAAGATCGGCATCGTCTGCCCGTACTCCTGGGACGTCCCCGGGGGAGTCCAGTTCCACATCCGCGACCTCGCCGAGCATCTGATCCGGCTCGGCCACCAGGTCTCTGTGCTGGCCCCCGCGGACGACGAGACGCCGCTTCCGCCGTACGTCGTCTCGGCCGGCCGGGCCGTCCCGGTGCCGTACAACGGCTCGGTCGCCCGCCTCAACTTCGGCTTCCTGTCGGCCGCGAGGGTGCGTCGCTGGCTGCACGACGGCACCTTCGACGTGATCCACATCCACGAGCCGGCCTCGCCCTCGCTGGGACTGCTGACGTGCTGGGCCGCGCAGGGGCCGATCGTCGCCACCTTCCACACGTCCAACCCGCGCTCCCGCGCGATGATCGCCGCGTACCCGATCCTGCAGCCCGCACTGGAGAAGATCAGCGCGCGCATCGCGGTCAGCGAGTACGCGCGGCGCACGCTCGTCGAGCACCTGGGCGGCGACGCGGTCGTCATCCCCAACGGCGTCGACGTCGGCTTCTTCGACAAGGCCGAGCCGAAGGCAGAGTGGCAGGGCGGCACGATCGGTTTCATCGGCCGGATCGACGAGCCCCGCAAGGGACTTCCCGTCCTGATGCGCGCCCTCCCGAAGATCCTCGCCGAGTGCCCGGACACCCGGCTGCTCGTCGCGGGCCGCGGCGACGAGGAGGAGGCGGTCGCCTCGCTGCCGAAGGAGATGCGCGAACGCGTCGAGTTCCTCGGCATGGTGAGCGACGAGGACAAGGCGCGGCTGCTGCGCAGTGTCGATGTGTACGTCGCCCCCAACACCGGCGGCGAGAGCTTCGGGATCATCCTGGTCGAGGCGATGTCCGCGGGCGCCCCCGTGCTCGCCAGCGACCTGGACGCCTTCGCCCAGGTCCTGGACCAGGGGGCCGCGGGCGAGCTCTTCGCGAACGAGGACGCGGACGCGCTGGCGACCGCCGCGGTCGCGCTGCTCGGCGACGAGGAGCGGCGCAGGGAGCTGAGCGAGCGCGGCAGCGCGCACGTACGGCGCTTCGACTGGTCGACGGTCGGAGCGGACATCCTCGCGGTCTACGAGACGGTGACGGACGGCGCCGCTTCGGTGGCCACCGACGAGCGCATCAGCCTCCGGGCCCGGTTCGGCCTCGCCAGGGACTGA
- the pdxS gene encoding pyridoxal 5'-phosphate synthase lyase subunit PdxS — translation MSTLPTTPQTPATGTARVKRGMAEQLKGGVIMDVVNAEQAKIAEDAGAVAVMALERVPADIRKDGGVARMSDPNMIEEIIEAVSIPVMAKSRIGHFVEAQVLQSLGVDYIDESEVLTPADEVNHSDKFAFTTPFVCGATNLGEALRRIAEGAAMIRSKGEAGTGNVVEAVRHLRQIKNEIARLRGYDNNELYAAAKDLRAPYELVKEVAELGKLPVVLFSAGGVATPADAALMRQLGAEGVFVGSGIFKSGDPAKRAAAIVKATTFYDDPKIIADASRNLGEAMVGINCDTLPEAERYANRGW, via the coding sequence GTGAGCACGCTTCCCACCACCCCCCAGACCCCCGCGACCGGCACCGCACGCGTCAAGCGCGGCATGGCCGAGCAGCTCAAGGGCGGCGTGATCATGGACGTGGTCAACGCCGAGCAGGCGAAGATCGCCGAGGACGCGGGCGCCGTCGCCGTCATGGCCCTGGAGCGGGTTCCCGCCGACATCCGCAAGGACGGCGGAGTGGCCCGGATGTCCGACCCGAACATGATCGAAGAGATCATCGAGGCCGTCTCCATCCCCGTCATGGCCAAGTCCCGTATCGGCCACTTCGTCGAGGCCCAGGTCCTGCAGTCGCTCGGCGTCGACTACATCGACGAGTCCGAGGTCCTCACCCCGGCCGACGAGGTCAACCACAGCGACAAGTTCGCCTTCACGACCCCCTTCGTCTGTGGTGCCACCAACCTGGGCGAGGCCCTGCGCCGTATCGCCGAGGGCGCGGCCATGATCCGCTCGAAGGGCGAGGCCGGCACCGGCAACGTCGTCGAGGCCGTCCGTCACCTGCGCCAGATCAAGAACGAGATCGCCCGCCTGCGCGGCTACGACAACAACGAGCTGTACGCGGCCGCCAAGGACCTGCGCGCCCCCTACGAGCTGGTCAAGGAGGTCGCCGAGCTCGGAAAGCTCCCGGTCGTCCTCTTCTCCGCGGGCGGCGTCGCCACCCCCGCCGACGCCGCGCTGATGCGCCAGCTCGGTGCCGAGGGCGTCTTCGTCGGCTCCGGCATCTTCAAGTCGGGCGACCCGGCCAAGCGCGCCGCCGCCATCGTGAAGGCCACCACCTTCTACGACGACCCCAAGATCATCGCGGACGCGTCGCGCAACCTGGGCGAGGCCATGGTCGGCATCAACTGCGACACCCTCCCCGAGGCCGAGCGCTACGCGAACCGGGGCTGGTAA